A genomic window from Acinetobacter lwoffii includes:
- a CDS encoding putative solute-binding protein encodes MKKTLLSLAAFSAFGFASAAHAEKVDICVFDLLGKSGESFQMAQEWALAAKGWGAEINLIARQDEAVADNDFKAGKCDGVFMTAMRARQYNKFAGSIDALGGAPSNAIAQRAISFALDKRNAAKMVTNLGGKKYEIAGISPLGSAFIFVRDKNINSIEKAAGKKFAVLGYDDAQKIMVQRVGAQAVISDVSNFVAKFNNGQVDMVGAPAYAYKPLEIYKGLGNNGAMFNFPVLHVTSDFVIRPEKFPAGFGQKSRDWFIKNLPKSMAMIKRLEAGIPSKYKMNLNVEDKTKYQKMLRDGRMDMTKRGIYDASMMSVLKRARCSVDKANFECSMAGE; translated from the coding sequence ATGAAAAAAACACTCTTATCATTGGCTGCATTCTCTGCATTTGGTTTTGCAAGTGCGGCGCATGCAGAAAAAGTCGATATCTGTGTGTTTGACTTACTGGGTAAATCCGGTGAGTCTTTCCAGATGGCGCAAGAATGGGCACTGGCTGCAAAAGGCTGGGGCGCAGAAATCAATCTGATTGCCCGTCAGGATGAAGCGGTTGCCGACAATGATTTTAAGGCAGGTAAATGTGATGGTGTATTTATGACCGCCATGCGTGCCCGTCAATACAATAAATTTGCCGGTTCTATTGACGCACTGGGCGGCGCACCAAGTAATGCCATTGCCCAGCGTGCAATCAGTTTTGCTCTGGACAAACGTAATGCCGCGAAAATGGTAACCAATCTGGGCGGCAAAAAATATGAAATTGCCGGTATTTCGCCTTTAGGTTCGGCATTTATTTTCGTCCGTGACAAGAATATCAATTCGATTGAAAAAGCCGCAGGCAAGAAATTCGCAGTACTCGGCTATGACGATGCCCAGAAAATCATGGTACAGCGCGTCGGTGCACAGGCCGTGATTTCCGATGTGTCCAACTTTGTGGCCAAATTTAACAATGGTCAGGTGGATATGGTTGGTGCGCCTGCCTATGCCTACAAGCCATTAGAAATCTATAAAGGTCTGGGTAATAACGGCGCGATGTTTAATTTCCCGGTGCTGCATGTGACGTCTGATTTTGTGATTCGTCCAGAAAAATTCCCCGCAGGTTTTGGACAGAAATCGCGTGACTGGTTTATCAAAAACCTGCCAAAGAGCATGGCCATGATCAAACGTCTGGAAGCCGGTATTCCGTCGAAATATAAAATGAACCTGAACGTTGAAGATAAAACCAAGTATCAGAAAATGTTACGTGATGGCCGGATGGACATGACCAAACGTGGAATCTATGATGCCAGCATGATGTCGGTCTTAAAACGTGCCCGTTGTTCTGTCGATAAGGCCAACTTTGAATGTTCAATGGCTGGCGAATAA
- a CDS encoding putative solute-binding protein: MHRGWKALALATATLAVSGLAQAKQVICVFDLVGKNGDVYSVMKDYQLAAKNWGADVELRVNTNEAVVAEDFKAGKCDGISVTGMRGRQFNNFTGSLDAIGAIPDLNLAVKVMQGLASPTFAKHMLQGKYEVVGVIPVGDAFLLVNDRSINTVAKAAGKKIAVLSHDEAQKIMVQQVGAQAVSAEISNFASMFNNGQVDIIGAPAAAFKPLELHKGLGSKGAIVNYPVLQVTGNIIIRPDKFPAGYGQKSREWVKSQLPRAFGILGKMKADIPSKYWMDIPAADKPGYQKMMRDSRIDLTKRGVYDKRMMKLLWQFRCKQNPTNFECALQDENYK; encoded by the coding sequence ATGCATAGAGGATGGAAAGCACTGGCATTGGCTACGGCGACACTGGCTGTTTCAGGTCTGGCGCAAGCTAAACAGGTGATTTGCGTATTTGATCTGGTTGGTAAAAACGGTGATGTCTATAGTGTGATGAAAGACTATCAGTTGGCAGCCAAAAACTGGGGTGCAGATGTCGAACTGCGGGTCAATACCAATGAAGCGGTGGTTGCAGAAGATTTTAAAGCCGGGAAATGTGATGGGATCAGTGTTACCGGTATGCGTGGCCGTCAATTTAATAATTTTACTGGTTCACTCGATGCCATTGGTGCAATTCCAGATCTGAATCTGGCGGTTAAAGTGATGCAGGGACTGGCCAGTCCAACTTTTGCCAAACATATGCTGCAAGGCAAATATGAGGTAGTCGGTGTCATTCCTGTAGGTGATGCTTTTCTGTTAGTGAACGACCGCAGTATTAATACTGTTGCCAAAGCAGCCGGTAAAAAAATTGCGGTACTAAGCCATGACGAAGCACAAAAAATCATGGTACAGCAGGTTGGTGCACAAGCAGTGAGTGCCGAAATCAGCAATTTTGCCAGTATGTTTAACAATGGTCAGGTGGATATTATCGGTGCACCAGCTGCAGCATTTAAGCCTTTAGAATTACATAAAGGGTTGGGTAGTAAAGGTGCGATTGTGAATTATCCGGTATTACAGGTTACCGGTAATATTATTATCCGTCCCGATAAATTCCCGGCCGGATACGGACAAAAATCACGTGAATGGGTTAAGAGCCAGTTACCACGTGCCTTTGGTATTTTGGGTAAAATGAAAGCGGATATTCCTTCGAAATACTGGATGGATATTCCTGCGGCAGATAAACCGGGTTATCAGAAAATGATGCGGGATTCCCGAATTGACCTGACCAAACGCGGCGTTTATGACAAACGCATGATGAAATTGCTGTGGCAATTCCGCTGCAAACAGAATCCGACAAATTTTGAATGTGCCTTACAGGATGAGAACTACAAATAA
- the erpA gene encoding iron-sulfur cluster insertion protein ErpA, with the protein MNAQALVLTDNAANKVRQLRDSEGNQDLMLRVYVTGGGCSGFSYGFNFAESQNEDDAEFANGDVKVLVDSLSYQYLVGSVVDYLEGLEGSRFVVQNPNATTTCGCGSSFSI; encoded by the coding sequence ATGAATGCCCAAGCGCTTGTGCTCACCGACAATGCCGCAAATAAAGTACGCCAGTTGCGTGACAGTGAAGGTAACCAAGACTTAATGCTCCGTGTCTATGTGACCGGTGGCGGCTGTTCAGGTTTCTCTTATGGCTTTAACTTTGCGGAAAGCCAGAATGAAGATGATGCAGAATTTGCCAATGGTGATGTTAAAGTCTTAGTCGATTCATTGAGTTATCAATATCTGGTCGGTTCAGTTGTAGATTATTTAGAAGGTCTGGAAGGTTCACGTTTCGTGGTACAAAACCCGAATGCGACCACGACCTGTGGTTGTGGATCTTCATTCTCGATCTAA
- a CDS encoding matrixin family metalloprotease: MRLLLCLLVVGLIMSAYLHMQAQTHPQLRYNSLADRLTHPFDTRLRFRIDQVDSGFGLSKDQVIQLSKEAIEIWHQGSNRDDLMVYDENARLSIHLIYDQRQQDYDALKKVEKQLLADDAKYQRQVKNLEASHQHLESQQQRLIQQKNQINSEFQALQQRRRQPNLSAYEHEQIEYEVLALQRKSESFQRELQYLQEQQSSFNMNVSMHQHGLQNHQQNIIQAQQRFPAREFHKGVFMGDQIHVYQFDAEDDLRLTLAHELGHALGLYHHNDPEALMYPVLGKQNLQHFQLRPADKTLLYNR, translated from the coding sequence ATGCGTCTTCTGCTCTGTCTGCTCGTAGTGGGATTGATCATGTCTGCCTATCTACATATGCAGGCCCAAACCCATCCTCAACTGCGCTATAACTCGCTGGCTGATCGCTTGACGCATCCTTTCGATACACGCTTACGTTTCCGAATTGATCAGGTCGATTCAGGCTTTGGACTAAGTAAAGATCAAGTCATTCAACTGAGCAAGGAAGCGATCGAAATCTGGCATCAGGGAAGCAATCGTGATGATTTGATGGTCTATGATGAAAATGCCAGGCTGAGTATTCACCTGATCTATGATCAACGCCAGCAAGACTATGATGCCTTGAAGAAAGTCGAAAAACAGTTGCTGGCAGATGACGCCAAGTATCAACGTCAGGTCAAAAATCTGGAAGCATCCCATCAGCATCTGGAAAGTCAGCAGCAACGCCTCATTCAGCAAAAAAACCAGATCAATAGTGAATTTCAAGCCTTACAGCAACGACGCCGTCAGCCAAATTTATCTGCTTATGAACATGAGCAGATTGAATATGAGGTTTTGGCTTTACAGCGCAAATCGGAAAGTTTTCAACGGGAACTTCAGTACCTTCAGGAACAGCAAAGTTCCTTTAATATGAATGTTTCCATGCATCAACATGGTCTGCAAAACCATCAGCAGAATATCATTCAAGCCCAACAGCGTTTCCCTGCCCGCGAATTTCATAAAGGCGTGTTTATGGGTGATCAAATTCATGTCTATCAGTTTGATGCAGAAGATGATCTCCGTCTGACTCTGGCACATGAACTCGGACATGCCTTGGGGCTGTATCACCATAATGACCCGGAAGCACTGATGTATCCGGTGCTGGGTAAACAGAATCTGCAACACTTCCAGCTGCGACCTGCAGACAAGACCTTGCTTTATAACCGTTAA